GCAAAAAAGACACAGGCTGGGCCGTGTCCCCACCCAACACATACACCGAGCATCCTCCTCCGCTTGCCAAGACCATTGCGTTGGCAGAAGAGGATCTAAAGGAGACCATCTTGCCCAAGTTTGGCCGGTGTCCCCCTCCTCAAACTCCGTTGCAGCTATTGGGGAGGAACAGGCACCAAACTGTAGTTGTCTGACCTATTTTAGAAGTTTAGGATGAGATGAATCATTCCCTTGAAATGGCTATTTTCCTCTGCTGACTACAAAGGGAGTCTAGACAACCAGTCTGGATGCAGAGCCTTCCACTTGGATGGATTAATTACCCTaaatttgagatttttctaaagCGTTCACATGACAGTCAGACCTGTGTCCTTAAGTCATGCATATGCCTCCCAAAATTGCACCTGAAGAGGCTGATGGTTTCCCACATCTCATGACTGATGGGCTCCACTGGAGCCATCTGGGGCCACCgctgtctgcagagcttccaCCTCACAAGTGCTCTTTGCTTGCTTAGATATAGGCCTTCATTTCCAGCTTCTCCACGTCCTTCTCCCTGCATCAAGAAAGACAATCTTTGCTTCAGTGCCCGTGTTTTCCATGCGCCGTATATCCGATTTGGAGGAGTATCTGTTATAAGACAGGCTTAATACAGATTTAAGTAGGGTTTAGATGAGGTTGCTGGTAAACCTCCACTTTAttgcagcagaggcagagattTGGGCCGAGAAGAGCCCTTTAAAGGAAAGTCCTTCTGAAACGTTGCATTTATCTGTCCGCTCCCCCATGGTGAAAAGACTTTCATACCATTTTGGCTTCACAAAAAACACTTGAAATTggtgaaaacacaaaatatgcCATGAAGTAGGTACGTCTCTGCTGGGGGAACCAAAATAGGAGAGGATAGCTGGAGACCGAAGGGGGAAAAGCCATGAAAAAGCCATCAGGTTGGCTTTTATATCAGTGTTTAGTTGGAGACGTTGGGTCTGGAGCAACTTTGGGACGTGAAGGTGGGGTTGGTGTTGGGTGACTCATGCTGAGGACAAGCCCAAAATGCCACCGAGAGCTCGTTCCCTTGCCACGTGGCATCCTTTTCTCTCTTGATGTTTCAGATGTATCCCTGGACGTGGACTTGAGCCGTAATGGCAGAGTGAAGAGCAAAGGGAAGGATAAGGTAATGAGAAGCTTTTGCTCTAGGCAATGTACAGGGTGCAGCTGTTTGCAGTCTCTTCCCCAAAAATCTCCAGGAGGGAGAGGGACTTGGGTGGTGTCGCTGGTGCCCAAATTAGAGAAAATAACACGGCAGATTCTCAACCTACTAATTGAGGAGgaaaagactttattttcttattccaTGCCAAAATCTCCTGCCTCTCCAGGCCAGAGCCAGCCCCAGGGATTATATAGGAGAAAATACTCtaccttattttcttttatttcttccccccccccttttttggGCTTGAAACATGCCACTAAGTGAGTCAGCTGCAAGTTTTGCAAACAGCAAGAGATTTACCCCTTTGGCAACAAATCTGCATGTGCCCAAGCACTTACACCCGGGTAATTTGCGCTGCCGATTGGGCTGCAGCTAATTGTACACCGAGATGAGGTGCATTTCTAGAAACGGCATAGTGTTGTCCAGATGAGGCCTGGCAGATACTCTCTGGCTTGTTAGAAGATAAGATCTGTTTGAAATAGTCTTTGCTGGCTGTGCTAGAAGCTGAGATTAGGAAATTTAGTGGCTTGAAAGCATCGCTGCTGTCTCTCCACCAGCCTTGACTGCATGTTGTGGGTTGTCCTCCGAGCATGGCTGTGGTGGTGGGATTTTCCCCGGtctgggaggaggctgggatGGGGAAAATCTTGTTCCCACTCCTTTTGGGTGCTTCTCCTCCAGGCCAAGTGGACATGGGGTCCGGATGGGCAAGGCGCCGTGCTGCTGGTCAACTGTGACCGGGACAGCCCCGGTGCGGGAGGGATGGACAGCAGTCAGGTGGACATACGGACCACTGCAGGTAAGGTGTCATCTGCAGTGTGAGGGGACCCAAAAGATCTCACCAGGGTGTTTCCCACTTGTAACACCTCCATCCCCTCTCACCACATCCCCTCTCTCCATCTTTTCCCCACCGTAGACCTTCAGGACATGTCCGTCATGCTGCTGCGGACTCAAGGTCCCAGTGCTATCTTTGCTGAGTACCAGGTGGTCCTGCACGTCCCCGAGTCGGACGCGGATAAAGTGCGGGTTTTCCATGCTATCCGTGAGtatttcttccctccttccttcccagatATTCATGCGTGACCTCGAGGTGGGTGAACACCAGTTTTTTTGTTCACTGTGGTTAAGGACTGGGCACCCCCAATTGCTGGAAATACTCACTTATCCCCAAAGCTCCTCTGCTATTCTAGAAGATGGGTTTATATGGGAAAAATCAAgggaaaaaggataaaaaaaggtttttctcaGCGGGGTTGCTGAAATTTTGACATTCCCATGGGGCGGATAACTCCCACGTGGCTCCCGGCACCTTTTCGGCACGGGTGATGACCCAGCTGCCAAAGCGGCCCATCTCGTCGGACAGCGCATTTTGCCTTTGAACACCGCGGCAGCTGGATCCCCAGCAGTTCCCCGACGAAAATCAGGTCAGGGAACCCAAGTATATCATTAGATGCTTAACTCGAGCCACGCACCTTGAAAGGGTTGGACCTGAGGGTATAGAGTCCTTTTTGTACGAGGAAGATCATGTTCcccagagaagaggaggcacACCTGCTCCTCTGCAAACCATGCTGGCATCAGCCACCTCCTCGCTGGTGCCTCCTTCCAGCCCGGTGGACAGGTTGGTCACCCTGGCTTGGGTTGGGTGTTTCGGTGTTTCTCCAGGGAATGACTCGTACCCCCACTACAAACCCGTGTTGGGGCCAGACAAGCTCTCCTACGTGCTGGACCATGTCGGTGGTGGAGAAAACACTTTCTACGTTGAAGGGTTGGCTTTCCCCGACGTGGGCTTCTCTGGGTTGGTTTCCTTCAGCGCCAGCTTGCTGGAGGTCCCCCATAAGGTACGTGAGGTTTGCCCCATCCCCTGCAAAGTCCCCCAATGGTGGAGTTTTCAACCACTGCTTCCCGTTTTTTTTTGCCCCTCACAGAATTCGCCGGGCACCCCAATTTTCACGGATACGGTGGTTTTCCGCGTGGCGCCCTGGATAATGACGCCCAACACCCAGCAGCCTATGGAGGTTTTTGTCTGCAGGTAGGAAGGACATCAACCCATCACTCTGCTGTCTTGGGGGACTTTCCAAGGAGGAGCTTTTGACCCTTCCTTGGTACGTAGCAGCTATAGGGTGAGCCAGGCTGTATGTATGTTATGATGGGGGCAGTATTTGGGTAGGGAGCCCGCTGGCACTGCTGCGCTCATTGCAACCCCTaggagaaaggctggaggaCTGACTCCAGGGTCTAACCTCATGCAGGACTATTCCGCAGTGCATTTAGGAATGAGGAATGGGCTGTGcggttggggttgggggggcttCTCTTGATCCCCCCTTGCAATGTTgactcctttctctccctccagcATCCAGCGGGGCTCAGACTCCAATGAAGTCTTTCTAGAAGGGCTCCAGGTCCTGCTGAAAAAAGCCAACTGCAAGCTGACCATCTGCTCGGAGGTGGAAACCCGCAGTGACCGCTGGATCCAGGTCATCAATTGATGCTTGTAATACACGGCTCTCCTGGTCCCTTACAGGCTCGTAGGGTGTCCCCAACGTTGTTGGCACCCCTGGGAGGGATGAGCTGCAATGCTCAGGGAAGCACCTAGGTGCAACTGTGAACTAAAGCACAGGGAAATGCTGCTTGTGGTGGCAACCAGCACACAGGGATGTTGTCCAGGGACCCAATGGGTCATTGTGAGAGGTACCCCATTGTAAGAAACCCCACGGGACATCGCAAGAGAGGCCCCATTGCAAAAGGGACCCCGTGGAGCTTTACAGGAGGGTCTCCACTGCAAGAGGGCCCCCATAGTGCATCGCCAGGAGGACATGGAGTATGCCACGTGCTCCCTGCAGCATGCCCAAGCCCTGCCGTCCCTGCCCCACTTCCCTGCCCGTTGTGGCCACACGTTGCCTCCCAGGGGGGTGACCCGTGCCAGGCGTGGCAGTGCTGGGTGGGGTGTCATCCCCCGGCAGAGCGAGGCAGCTGCCTCCCTTGTGGTTAAGGGCAacagccaggctctgccaggTTTGCCCCATTTCCTGCTCCACCCTCACCGCACGCCTCACCGAGATGGCTATCAACCTGCCAGGAAcattcctcttccccctcctcttcctcctcctcctcttcttcttcccacaACAGGATGAGCTGGAGTTCGGCTACGTGGAAGCACCACACAAGACGTTCCCTGTTGTCTTCGACTCGCCGAGGAACAGAGGCTTgaaggattttgcttttaaaaagatccTGGTATGTCATTGTATTGCCAACTCTCCTTCTCCCCGCCGAATTCTCCACCTGGGGGGTCCTCATCAccgctccccccttccccagggccccGATTTTGGCTACGTGACCCGCGAACCCCCCGGGAAAGACATCTCCAGCCTCGACTCTTTTGGCAACCTGGATGTCAGTCCGCCGGTGACGGTGCGAGGGAAGGAGTATCCCCTGGGCCGGATCCTGATCGGCAGCCCCCTGCCTTGGTGAGATGCTGGAGAGCTTGAGCCCTCTCTCTGGGATGCCGGGGAAGCACCAAAAGCCCTTGCATGAGACAGGGTTGCACCCTTCAGAGTGGAAATTTGGGGCTGGTTCCCATCAAAATGGGAATTTTTTGGGCCAGTTCCTCTCAAATCCCAGATTTAATGTGCATCGCTATTCCTTCATCCCTGATTTTTACCCCCTTCCAAGCCACTGGTGCTTTTGCTCCGATCCTACAATGCCGTAAGCATCcaggctatttttttcctcctgccaattaaaaggaaaaacaggggAATCCAGGAAAGGGTAAAAGCCTGAATAACTGGAAATTGTTTTGCTCTGGGCAGGCAGTGCTAGGCAGCCCTGTGGGAACAACAGCGTCCTGCAAAATCCGCCAcaaaggaggtttttttccctagaaaaaaaaaaaccacaaaaccaactGGGACAAATCCAGAAGGGGTTTGATCCGGGATAATAAACGGGATGCTCCGACCCCAGCCACGCCGCAAGCTGGGGAGCTTGCTTTGGTTACGGCGGCAGGGAAATATAATTTTCCCAGCCTTGCCGGGACCGTAATTATCCCTTCTTACAAGaagtttaattaatattttcccagcctgctgctgtctGTCTAAGAAAACTTCACTCTTGCACGAAGTGCTGTGTAAGGAGCGATTTAAGATTCACAGGGATGGgggaaaataaatccaaagGTGCCTGAGCAGAATAGGGGATGTGATGCACAGATGCCTATAGATATATACAGATGAGATTATATCTAATATAGATATATTAATATATGGATGGGGGTAAATCTTGCGGAGAGATGTGATGGCCGCTTTCCTCCTCACTCTGCTCCCCAGGGCCTCCGGCCGGCGGATGTCCAAGGCGGTCAGGGATTTTCTTTACGCCCAGAAAGTGCAGGCGCCGGTGGAGATTTACTCGGAGTGGCTGAGCGTGGGCCACGTGGATGAATTCCTCACCTTCGTTCCCGCTTACGATAGGAAGGTACTGGTCCCCGGAGccacctctgctcctgcacagggtgtcttctgcaaatgcaaaaaaaaaacccccaacggaacaaaacaacaaaaaaagccctttttgcaATTGCTTGTCCTCCCCATGGGGGCTGGGTGATGCACCTTATTTTGGGGTGGCTTCCTGGAAAACAGCGAGTCCCTGGGTGGCATCCCGTGCCCCCCACACCACCTGTGGCTGGGTTTGGAGTCAGCGCGGTGTCTCTTGGCAGGACGGTGGGATAAAATATCCCAGCAACAGCAAAGCACGAACCCCTGggctctctcccacagggttTCCGGCTCCTCTTGGCCAGCCCCAACGCCTGCTACAAGCTCTTCAAGGAGAAGCAGAGGCAGGGCCACGGTGAAGCCACGCAGCTTGTCGGTAAGGAAGCGGGTGAGGGCATCGGTGGGGACCACTGGCATCCCTCACCGGTGTCCCTTACCGCTCTCCTACGGTCCCCGTGCAGGGATGAAGGGCACTGAGAGGaaaagcattgatgagatcctgTCGGATGAAGCGCTGAGGAATGACAACAGGCATGTGCAGGTGGGTCTTTGCACCCGTGGATTCGCTCTCCTCACTTGCACATCACTGCTGGGTGATTTGTGGGTGCGGGGAGCGTTTTTAGAgatcctggagaagagcaagAAACCGTGGCCTGAGTTGCACCGTGCGATGTGAAAGCAGGCGGGCAAGAAGAGCAGCCACGAAGGAGCCAGGCACCCTTGGATGCTGGGTCACCCCAGCCCCTTGTCCCACTGGGAGATGACTGGAGAGGTGTCAAAATCGGAGGAAAGAGGGTGCTGAGGTTGGGGCTGGGTTCAGGAGGTTGCTCagaggggtggggtgggataCAGTGGAGCAGACAAGGACCAGGCAGGATGCAAGGGGTCTGTGCATGGGACCTGGGGGCCTGGGGTGGCAATTCCAGGTCCCCCCTCTCCACAGCGCTGCATCGACTGGAACCGCGACCTCCTGAAGCAGGAGCTGGGCCTGAGCGAGCAGGACATCAtcgacatcccccagctcttcATCCTGAAGGGCTCCCGTGCGGACGCCCTCTTCCCAGACATGGTGAGCCCCCCACGCCTCCTCCCATCCCTTTTTTTCCATCCACACCCGATACAAACACACCTTTTGGGTGGAaaacactggggtttttttgatccGGCTGCAGGTGAACatgctggtgctgggcaggcACCTGGGCATCCCCAAACCCTTCGGACCACTGGTGGGTGGGCAGTGCTGCCTGGAGGAGCGGGTGCGGGCGCTGCTGGAGCCCCTGGGACTCACCTGCACCTTCATCGATGATTATTTCTCCTACCACGTCCTCTCTGGTGACGTCCACTGTGGCACCAACGTCCGTCGTAAACCCTTCACCTTCAAATGGTGGCACGTGGTGCCCTGAAGCACGGGCTTGGGTCCTGCAACCGGAGGATGAAGGTGCATTTGGTGCATCAGaagatgcattaaaataaatggttttgCCAATAAATCTGCATCAACACTGAGGGCGCAgctctttcccctctcccatcctttcttcctctgctgttggGTTGAAAATATCGTttgaagccttttttttaagcacatgGTTTGTTATGGGAACGGGGGCCTCGTTGGGAGCGTGGCACATGCAAGTCAGCCGGCAAGGAGGctgctttgggggttttgagACCCCATCCGACTGCTAAAGGGTCTTACAGTCCCTTATCCCAGGTTTGTGGCTAATAATCTCAATCTCAAATCTCAAAATCTCCTATATTGGCCAAAAACCCACCTCCCCCTGGGGAGAGACCGGCTCTTTGCCCTAGCACAGTGTGGAGGCAGAGTTTTACACCTTCCCCAACACAAAaaacttccttttccctttgcagccaccccggctgctctttttctccctcttttcatTGCAAATGAAGCGCGGCATTTCCTAGTACTGACCTGGCACCCCTGCctgtctctcctgcctgcactgccctCACCCAGCGAGAACTGGCACCAGGAACTGGAACCCATCTCCTGCCCTGGGCATTGCTTCGCCCTGTGCAACCCCAGGACCTATTATGGGGCTAAACCCACTTTTTTTGGGCAATTTGCTTTTCTAGCAGTACTTTTTGAGGTATAAAAGTGTATCTGTGACATTGCGTTTGCAAGCGGTGCTAGAGAATCAAGGGGGATGCTCCCCAAAAGTGTCTTGCGTCCCTCTTAGCACCCTTTTTTCTAACCAAAAGGATGATTTCTAACCCCAAAACTCCCCTTTCCCCACAGTTACGGCTCTGCTGatttcccccagccccacagagcgATATTAAATTCCAGCAGCGCATGACCCCGTAGGGAGTTGGTGGGGGAACAGCTGCATCGGCAAAGGGCTCTCCCACGCCGAGACGAGgacttaattaaaaagaaggacCATTAAAGCCGTGGTGGGGTCTGCTGTCCCCACCGCAGGTGACATACTGACCCCCCACCCCTGCAGTACCCAAGGGATGGGGCAAGCACCCAGCTTGCACCTTCAACCCCCCCtcaaaagaagaataaaagccatttttttttcagctggacaAATAAAACCCTTTaggaggagaaataaaaccccTCGGAGCCTGGCGCTGGCACGTCCCCAGCTTGGCTCCGGTGTCACGCTGAATATTTTACAGCGTGGGTTTAGGGGTGGCTGGTCACATCAGTGTCTCTTTGTGCtaagagggagggggggaaaaaaaatacacctctGAGCttcttaaaaagaatttaaaccCCCCCACTTGTGGGTGTCTTGGGgtgcttttcccccccccccactgatTCATGCTCCATTACTGGGAAGCACGACCGGGCACCGCACACACACCCAGccccaaagctgacagcccgGAGGTGGGATTAAGCCGGGCTTCGGTTAATCCCCTCCCAGTAGCCAGGCTTTATAAATCCCCTGGTGCCACCCATCTcagcacccaagggtgccccGGGGGCGCGCCGGCATGGCCCAGCAGCGCCGTGTCCAGCTCTCCGTCCAGCGTCCCACCAGCACTGTCTGCGTGCTGGGCACCGAGCTCTCCCTGGATGTCTGCGGGTAAGCGGCCGTGACTCTGGgtggggaaaaatacaaaaaaatcttttctttttcttgcttttatccCATTAATCGAGCTGATAAAAATAGCtcggggtgggatggggacaaTGCCGCTGCTTCGGGTGATTTTTTCAGGGGATGCCGAGCCCCGCGAGGAAGGAGATGCTCCAAATGGCGACGCAGCGGCCTGGCAGTGACCCCTGCAAGGGGgattttgtaggttttttggGTGCAAAAAGCCCCCCTCGGGAGCTTTAAACGATGCTCTGGGCTGAGGTTCACATCCTGGCGAGGGGCTGCTGCGTCCTCCTGCAGAATCGAAATATTTCCTCGTTTCGGGGGAACGCAGAGAGTGAAACTGCCACGGCGCTGCTGGCCGGGGCGTCAC
This DNA window, taken from Grus americana isolate bGruAme1 chromosome 21, bGruAme1.mat, whole genome shotgun sequence, encodes the following:
- the LOC129195183 gene encoding protein-arginine deiminase type-1-like; the encoded protein is MPQRHVVQMSTSHASYSVCVLGTEVFLDMRRSTPKGATSFDVHATSAVTVHIIHSPMTKPMINSRWPLDPDIEVVVTIDVTSRTINDNKVKISYYGREGNELSVAWLYLTCVDVSLDVDLSRNGRVKSKGKDKAKWTWGPDGQGAVLLVNCDRDSPGAGGMDSSQVDIRTTADLQDMSVMLLRTQGPSAIFAEYQVVLHVPESDADKVRVFHAIRNDSYPHYKPVLGPDKLSYVLDHVGGGENTFYVEGLAFPDVGFSGLVSFSASLLENSPGTPIFTDTVVFRVAPWIMTPNTQQPMEVFVCSIQRGSDSNEVFLEGLQVLLKKANCKLTICSEVETRSDRWIQDELEFGYVEAPHKTFPVVFDSPRNRGLKDFAFKKILGPDFGYVTREPPGKDISSLDSFGNLDVSPPVTVRGKEYPLGRILIGSPLPWASGRRMSKAVRDFLYAQKVQAPVEIYSEWLSVGHVDEFLTFVPAYDRKGFRLLLASPNACYKLFKEKQRQGHGEATQLVGMKGTERKSIDEILSDEALRNDNRHVQRCIDWNRDLLKQELGLSEQDIIDIPQLFILKGSRADALFPDMVNMLVLGRHLGIPKPFGPLVGGQCCLEERVRALLEPLGLTCTFIDDYFSYHVLSGDVHCGTNVRRKPFTFKWWHVVP